One region of Flavobacterium pisciphilum genomic DNA includes:
- a CDS encoding Rne/Rng family ribonuclease yields the protein MNKELIIRSSSDFVDFALLKDGKLIELHKEEEKSNFQVGDIFIAKIRKPVAGLNAAFVNVGFEKDAFLHYHDLGPNLASQLKFIKLVSAGKLKDFSLKTFQFEKEIDKDGTITDILSANQSVLVQVVKEPISTKGPRISAELSLAGRFIVLVPFSDRVSISQKIEDKKEKDRLKKLVLSIKPKGFGVIVRTVAEGKNVAELEKDLQNLLSRWTAMCKKLPTAHHPSKVLGELNRASSILRDVFNDTFSGIQIDDEELYHQTKDYLQEIAPSKQSIVKFYQSNDTPIFEKYNIERQIKTSFGRTVSMSKGAYLIIEHTEALHVIDVNSGNRSNKATNQEDTAMEVNMIAAAEIARQLRLRDMGGIIVVDFIDMSNPENRKILFDFLREEMSDDKAKHKILPPSKFGLVQITRQRVRPEVNIKTREENPNNENGEIEAPILIIDRITADLERHLKTHKKVVLNTHPFVAAYLSKGFPSIRSKWFFEYKKWVKIIPRDAYTYLEYHFYDKDGNVIKE from the coding sequence ATAAAGAATTAATCATTAGATCAAGTTCTGATTTCGTAGATTTTGCCTTATTAAAAGATGGAAAACTAATTGAATTACACAAAGAAGAAGAGAAAAGCAATTTTCAAGTTGGTGATATTTTTATAGCCAAGATAAGAAAACCAGTTGCTGGACTTAATGCTGCTTTTGTAAATGTAGGCTTCGAAAAAGATGCCTTTTTACATTATCACGACTTAGGACCTAACTTAGCTTCTCAATTGAAATTCATAAAACTTGTAAGCGCAGGTAAATTAAAAGATTTCTCCCTAAAAACCTTTCAGTTTGAAAAAGAGATTGATAAAGACGGCACCATTACTGATATTTTAAGTGCTAATCAATCTGTTTTAGTACAAGTCGTAAAAGAACCAATATCTACTAAAGGTCCAAGAATTAGTGCAGAACTATCTTTGGCTGGACGTTTTATTGTTCTTGTTCCTTTTTCTGATCGCGTCTCTATTTCACAAAAAATAGAAGACAAAAAAGAAAAGGATCGTTTAAAAAAACTTGTATTATCGATCAAACCTAAAGGATTTGGTGTTATTGTTCGCACAGTAGCCGAAGGCAAAAACGTAGCCGAATTAGAAAAAGATTTGCAGAACCTGCTTAGCAGATGGACTGCAATGTGTAAAAAATTACCAACTGCTCATCATCCATCCAAAGTATTAGGAGAACTCAATAGAGCTTCTTCAATATTGAGAGATGTATTTAATGATACCTTTAGTGGTATTCAAATTGATGATGAAGAGTTGTACCATCAAACGAAGGATTATCTGCAAGAAATTGCACCTTCAAAACAATCGATTGTTAAGTTTTATCAATCAAATGATACTCCCATTTTTGAGAAATACAACATTGAGAGACAAATCAAAACTTCTTTTGGGAGAACTGTTTCGATGAGCAAAGGGGCTTATCTTATTATCGAACACACTGAAGCTTTACACGTTATAGACGTAAATAGCGGAAACCGTTCTAATAAGGCCACTAATCAAGAAGATACAGCCATGGAAGTTAATATGATTGCTGCTGCCGAAATCGCTAGACAATTGCGTTTACGTGATATGGGTGGAATAATCGTAGTTGATTTTATTGATATGTCTAATCCTGAAAACAGGAAGATTTTGTTCGACTTCTTGCGAGAAGAAATGAGCGACGATAAAGCAAAACATAAAATCTTACCACCTAGCAAATTTGGATTAGTTCAAATTACAAGACAAAGAGTAAGACCCGAAGTAAACATTAAAACTAGAGAAGAAAATCCTAACAATGAAAATGGCGAAATTGAAGCGCCAATTTTAATCATTGACAGAATCACTGCTGATTTAGAAAGACATTTAAAAACCCACAAAAAAGTTGTGCTTAATACACACCCATTTGTGGCTGCATACCTCAGTAAAGGTTTTCCATCAATACGTTCAAAATGGTTTTTTGAATATAAAAAATGGGTGAAAATCATACCTCGTGACGCTTACACGTATTTAGAATATCATTTCTATGATAAAGACGGAAATGTTATTAAAGAATAA
- the pbpC gene encoding penicillin-binding protein 1C, protein MKNKLKAFFQRIINWIKQNKIKSLLAFLLVVIYYFSLPRTLFQEPYSTVIESKEGELLGAKIARDGQWRFPAQDSVPDKFKKCIVYFEDEYFYKHPGFNPIAMVNAIKQNRKAGKVVRGGSTLTQQVIRLSRKGKGRTYLEKLVEVVLATRLELGYSKDEILELYAAHAPFGGNVVGLEMASWRYFGVKSNQLSWAENATLAVLPNAPSLIYPGKNQIKLLEKRNRLLRKLNEQGIIDKQTYELSVEEPLPGKPYDLPQIAPHLLQRVAKNQEGARVKTTVGYALQNRVNQIAKYYYNQYKQNEVSNLAILVIDVSNRNVISYVGNSPTDRDHQKDVDIIDAPRSTGSILKPLLYAAMLDDGELLPNALVADVPTQIAGYTPQNFNLTFDGAVPAHRALARSLNIPSVLMLQDFGVNKFYEELQKFKLKNISKPPDHYGLSLILGGAESNLWDLCRSYAGMSSTVNYFNKSNGKYRTNEFTELNYENDLEVDFGDESTQKNILGAGSIWLTYNAMEEVNRPEGDEAWKFYDSSLKIAWKTGTSFGNRDAWAIGTNSRYVVGIWVGNATGEGRPTLTGVTSAAPILFDVFNLLPRQKWFTTPHKDLDEVEVCRLSGHLAKEGCPKIKQWVTLKGKTTSICPYHKTVHLDQTEKFQVNSSCESIENMVVKNWFVLPPVMAWYYKSKHIEYMPLPPFRENCVGTQTASMDFIYPKNNSKIYLTKNFNSEVQPVILKVAYSQRESQLFWYVDNVYKGETKVFHEKPIVMTAGFHYITVVDEFGNEIRRKVEVVRE, encoded by the coding sequence TTGAAAAATAAATTAAAAGCGTTCTTTCAACGCATTATAAATTGGATAAAACAGAATAAGATAAAATCACTACTAGCATTTTTGTTAGTGGTGATTTATTATTTTTCATTGCCACGTACTTTATTTCAAGAGCCATATTCTACAGTTATAGAAAGTAAGGAAGGAGAGTTACTGGGAGCAAAAATTGCTCGCGACGGTCAGTGGCGATTTCCTGCACAGGATAGTGTTCCAGATAAATTCAAGAAATGTATCGTTTATTTTGAAGATGAATATTTCTATAAGCATCCGGGTTTTAATCCAATTGCTATGGTTAATGCAATCAAGCAAAATAGAAAAGCAGGAAAAGTTGTTCGTGGAGGTAGTACACTTACACAGCAAGTAATTCGATTATCAAGAAAAGGAAAAGGAAGAACTTATTTAGAAAAACTTGTCGAAGTAGTTCTTGCAACAAGATTGGAGTTGGGGTATTCAAAAGATGAAATCTTAGAATTATATGCGGCGCACGCCCCTTTTGGAGGTAATGTTGTAGGTCTGGAAATGGCTTCGTGGAGGTATTTTGGAGTCAAATCAAATCAATTGTCATGGGCAGAGAATGCTACGTTAGCAGTTTTGCCAAATGCTCCAAGCTTAATTTACCCAGGAAAGAATCAAATAAAGTTATTAGAGAAGCGCAACCGTCTTTTGCGTAAGCTTAATGAGCAAGGAATTATTGATAAGCAAACATATGAACTTTCTGTAGAAGAACCTTTGCCGGGAAAACCGTATGACTTACCACAAATAGCTCCGCATTTATTACAGCGTGTCGCTAAAAACCAAGAAGGAGCAAGGGTGAAAACTACGGTAGGTTATGCTTTGCAGAATAGGGTAAATCAAATTGCAAAATATTATTACAATCAATATAAGCAGAATGAAGTTAGTAATCTGGCTATTTTGGTAATTGATGTTTCTAATAGGAATGTGATAAGTTATGTTGGTAATTCTCCAACCGATAGAGACCATCAAAAAGATGTTGATATTATAGATGCACCAAGAAGTACAGGGAGTATCTTAAAGCCTTTGCTGTATGCAGCAATGCTTGATGATGGCGAATTATTACCTAATGCTTTGGTTGCCGATGTACCAACTCAAATTGCTGGATATACACCTCAAAATTTCAATTTAACATTTGATGGCGCAGTGCCTGCCCATCGTGCGCTAGCTCGTTCTCTTAATATTCCTTCCGTTTTAATGCTGCAGGATTTTGGAGTAAATAAATTCTACGAAGAATTGCAAAAATTCAAATTAAAAAATATTTCAAAACCACCAGATCATTATGGCTTGTCGCTTATTCTTGGTGGAGCTGAAAGTAATTTATGGGATTTGTGTCGTAGTTATGCGGGTATGTCATCCACAGTAAATTATTTTAATAAAAGCAATGGTAAGTACCGAACAAATGAATTTACAGAGTTGAATTATGAAAACGATTTAGAGGTCGATTTTGGAGATGAAAGCACTCAGAAGAACATATTAGGCGCTGGTTCGATTTGGTTGACGTATAACGCCATGGAAGAGGTAAATAGACCTGAAGGAGATGAGGCTTGGAAGTTTTATGACAGTTCGCTTAAGATAGCATGGAAAACAGGTACAAGTTTTGGGAATCGGGATGCTTGGGCGATTGGAACAAATTCCAGATATGTAGTTGGAATTTGGGTAGGAAATGCTACAGGTGAGGGAAGGCCAACATTGACAGGTGTTACAAGTGCAGCACCAATTTTATTTGATGTGTTTAATTTGTTGCCTAGACAAAAATGGTTTACAACTCCCCACAAGGATTTAGACGAGGTTGAGGTATGCCGTTTAAGTGGGCATTTGGCCAAAGAAGGTTGTCCAAAAATTAAACAATGGGTTACACTAAAAGGAAAGACAACTTCAATTTGTCCATATCATAAAACAGTACATTTAGATCAAACCGAAAAATTTCAAGTTAATAGTAGTTGTGAAAGTATTGAAAATATGGTTGTGAAGAATTGGTTTGTTTTACCTCCTGTTATGGCATGGTACTATAAAAGCAAACATATTGAATATATGCCGTTACCACCATTTAGAGAAAATTGTGTAGGGACACAAACTGCTTCTATGGATTTTATTTACCCTAAAAATAATAGCAAAATATATTTGACTAAAAACTTTAATAGCGAAGTACAGCCAGTAATTTTAAAAGTAGCCTATTCACAAAGAGAAAGTCAGTTGTTTTGGTATGTAGATAATGTCTATAAAGGAGAGACTAAAGTCTTTCATGAAAAACCAATTGTTATGACAGCTGGATTTCATTACATTACAGTAGTAGATGAATTTGGAAATGAAATTAGACGGAAAGTTGAGGTTGTGAGGGAATAA
- a CDS encoding alpha-2-macroglobulin family protein, whose product MKTRGLVYVFFVFFIFQACGRKSASDFNSDFSLFKEYITSFTGGIVSSQSDIRVVLAFEKKDWKINQELDSDLFDISPSVDGKVIALSSNTVAFIPEKKLKAGTEYQVTLNLDKLITLPKKGDDDKDLSKFNFTVKTIKQDFIVNTLDVQSYSKEYQYLNCVLKTADNIDVETAKKLVLASQNGKNLNIKFDKTATSGKEFKFIIDSIQRFSAASNLEISYDGNDFDIDQKGKMDFPITAINDFKIIKVEIPDENNQSVLINFSEPLEKGQDFKGLVAIQNTNNLKFSTQGNILKVYFSNEKQAQVQEVVHEVAVVDTTAVAVDSSAVDSVAVAEPVVQEVVEEPVSDQIVTGELLLEVFQGIESQYGRKMAENYTEKISFDQIKPNIRFIKNGTILPSSNNLKLNFEAVNLGAVDVKVYKIYKNNILQFLQNNELNGAQNLKRVAQPVAKTTLNLKDNPLVNPTKWNTYALDLSKIITPEPGAIYRVEFSYKKAYSLYKCETNEPDSDETEEEDVDENDVNYSGNSYDDYYYDDYEWRESQDPCTGSYYYNAKIGTNILASDLGVIAKRGENKSYLFVVNNIITTEPVSNARVDLYSFQQQKLATGTTSSEGIASFQLDKFAYFAIVTLGTQSTYVKLDDGNSLSVSNFDVAGETLQKGLKGYIYGERGVWRPGDNLYLSFILNDAANKLPKSHPIKFRLTDPNGKVTYQTVQKSNELNHYAFTVPTDAEAPTGNWEAMVSVGGAKYYKSIKIETIKPNRLKIKNSFKRAILSSSYPNTSNLEVTWLHGAIAKNLNVEMQAKFSQQSTTFKGYEKYVFDDLVRQFSTEEINIFSGKLDANGRASVNIEPKLQGQAPGMLRAAFITKVYEEGGDFSTDVISTTYSPYTTYVGVKSPEPTKYGMLETRKMNRFDVVTVDENGRPKAVRNLEVKVYKTEWRWWWDASSDNLSNYNSSNATISYKTFRVNTDASGKGSFQFALTDEEWGRYLIRVSDEVSGHASAITVNIDWPIWSGKTRNTDASTANMLVFSTDKKNYAVGEKAQISFPSSEGGRALVSIENGSKVVQTLWVNTQKGETKVDVPITGAMAPNVYFNITLLQPHASTKNDSPIRMYGIVPIEVIDKTTILAPAISMPDVLKPEQTFPVKVSEKTGKEMTYTIAVVDEGLLDLTRFKTPNAWDSFYVREALGVKTWDVYDDVIGAYGGKVNQIFSIGGDQDLGGGKAKKANRFKPVVIYLGPFKLKKGETKTHQIKLPKYIGSVRTMVVAGDANTSAYGSVEKATPVRSPLMVLASLPRKISPSEKVTIPVTIFAMEKNIKNVTVQIKTSSGLRVIGSSTQGLTFAQPDEKMAYFNLEVGSLTGIAKVQVIATSGKEKSVYDVEIDMTNPNPVTNTYTDVILEPNSSKTIVWKTFGVSGSNKAKLEVSSMPTINLNGRLQFLIQYPHGCVEQTTSSVFPQLFLNDVADIDVTRQQLIQKNVTAGIVRLGSFQLSNGGLPYWQGNAIADDWGSSYAGHFMIEAEKKGYILPINFKSKWLSYQQKEAKQWRFEVRYGNDLAQAYRLYTLALAGSSDLSSMNRLRETKGISNETKLRLAAAYVLAGQKSAASALLLSSKIDDESTNYNYYYYGSSDRNRAMALETMLLLNQKQKAFAMATKLAKNMASDQWMSTQTTAYSLYAMSKFSLNNGVKGIDVQFSSAGKTQSIKTNKTVADRSLVVKTGSNSVTLKNNKKNTIYVRVLNTGILPIGQENVIQSNVSAAIVFKNRKGGVINVSRITQGTEFVAEVTVRNQTNERVENVALTQILPSGFEIVNTRFTDYGDATNNIADYIDIRDDRTNFYFGLKAGESKVFKILLNASYLGNYYLPGLQCEAMYDNTFLARTKGFWVEVVK is encoded by the coding sequence ACAGCAAAGAAATTAGTTTTGGCTAGTCAAAACGGAAAGAATCTCAATATTAAATTTGATAAAACAGCTACTTCAGGAAAAGAGTTTAAGTTTATTATTGATAGTATTCAGCGTTTTTCGGCAGCAAGTAACCTTGAAATTTCTTACGACGGAAACGATTTTGATATCGATCAAAAAGGAAAAATGGATTTTCCGATTACTGCAATAAATGACTTCAAAATTATAAAAGTTGAAATTCCGGATGAAAATAATCAATCAGTATTAATTAATTTTTCTGAGCCATTAGAGAAAGGACAGGATTTTAAGGGATTGGTAGCGATACAAAATACAAACAATTTAAAATTTTCAACTCAAGGAAATATCTTAAAAGTTTATTTCAGTAACGAAAAACAAGCTCAGGTTCAAGAAGTAGTACATGAAGTTGCGGTTGTAGATACAACTGCAGTTGCTGTAGATAGCAGTGCTGTTGACAGTGTTGCAGTAGCTGAGCCAGTAGTGCAAGAAGTTGTAGAAGAACCTGTATCTGACCAGATAGTAACAGGTGAATTGTTATTAGAAGTTTTTCAAGGAATAGAGAGTCAGTATGGTCGAAAAATGGCTGAGAATTATACAGAGAAGATTTCTTTCGATCAAATAAAACCAAATATTAGATTTATAAAAAACGGAACAATTTTGCCAAGTTCCAATAATTTAAAATTGAATTTTGAGGCAGTAAATCTGGGTGCTGTAGATGTAAAAGTTTATAAGATTTATAAAAACAATATCTTACAATTTCTTCAGAATAACGAACTAAATGGCGCTCAAAATTTAAAAAGAGTGGCTCAGCCTGTTGCAAAAACAACACTTAATCTTAAAGATAACCCCTTAGTTAATCCAACTAAATGGAATACGTATGCTTTGGATTTGTCCAAAATAATTACGCCAGAACCAGGGGCAATTTATAGAGTAGAGTTCTCCTATAAAAAAGCATATTCATTGTATAAATGTGAAACTAACGAACCTGATTCAGATGAAACGGAAGAAGAAGATGTTGATGAGAATGATGTAAATTATAGTGGTAATTCATACGATGACTATTATTATGATGATTACGAATGGAGAGAAAGTCAAGATCCTTGTACAGGTTCTTATTATTATAATGCAAAAATTGGAACTAATATTCTAGCTTCAGATTTGGGTGTAATTGCCAAAAGAGGAGAGAATAAATCGTATTTGTTTGTAGTAAATAATATAATAACTACAGAGCCGGTTTCGAATGCGAGAGTAGATTTATATAGCTTTCAGCAACAAAAATTAGCAACAGGAACAACAAGTAGCGAAGGAATTGCTTCTTTTCAATTAGATAAGTTTGCTTATTTTGCTATTGTTACCTTAGGAACTCAATCCACTTATGTAAAACTTGATGATGGGAATTCATTGTCGGTAAGTAATTTTGATGTTGCTGGAGAGACTTTGCAAAAAGGATTAAAAGGATATATCTACGGTGAGCGTGGAGTTTGGCGTCCGGGGGATAATTTGTATTTATCATTTATACTTAATGATGCAGCAAATAAGTTACCAAAATCACATCCGATAAAATTTAGATTAACGGATCCTAATGGAAAAGTAACCTATCAAACAGTTCAAAAATCAAATGAACTGAATCATTATGCCTTTACAGTGCCTACAGACGCAGAAGCGCCTACTGGAAATTGGGAAGCAATGGTAAGTGTAGGGGGAGCAAAATACTACAAGAGCATAAAAATTGAAACAATTAAGCCAAACCGTTTAAAAATTAAAAATAGTTTCAAGAGAGCTATATTATCTTCTTCATATCCAAATACAAGTAATCTTGAAGTTACATGGCTTCATGGAGCTATTGCTAAAAATTTGAATGTAGAAATGCAAGCAAAATTTTCACAGCAGAGTACGACTTTTAAAGGCTATGAGAAATATGTTTTTGATGATTTAGTACGTCAGTTTAGTACTGAAGAAATTAATATTTTCTCAGGTAAACTAGATGCAAACGGAAGAGCATCTGTAAACATAGAACCTAAATTACAAGGACAAGCACCAGGAATGCTAAGAGCTGCTTTTATTACCAAAGTGTATGAAGAAGGTGGTGATTTTAGTACAGATGTTATCTCGACAACCTATTCGCCTTATACTACTTATGTGGGAGTAAAATCGCCTGAGCCTACAAAATACGGTATGCTTGAAACCCGTAAAATGAATCGATTTGATGTTGTAACCGTTGATGAAAATGGAAGACCAAAAGCGGTGAGGAATTTAGAGGTAAAAGTTTATAAAACAGAATGGCGCTGGTGGTGGGATGCTTCGAGTGATAATTTATCCAATTATAATTCGTCGAATGCTACAATATCGTACAAAACATTTAGAGTAAACACTGATGCAAGTGGAAAAGGAAGTTTCCAATTTGCATTAACAGACGAAGAATGGGGACGTTACTTAATTCGTGTTTCGGATGAAGTTAGCGGACATGCATCGGCAATAACTGTAAATATCGATTGGCCAATTTGGTCAGGTAAAACAAGAAACACAGATGCTTCTACAGCAAATATGCTTGTTTTTTCTACAGATAAAAAGAATTATGCAGTAGGTGAAAAAGCTCAAATATCTTTCCCTTCAAGTGAGGGAGGTCGTGCATTGGTTTCTATAGAAAATGGCTCGAAAGTAGTACAGACGTTATGGGTAAATACTCAAAAAGGAGAGACTAAAGTTGATGTTCCAATTACAGGAGCTATGGCACCGAATGTGTATTTTAATATAACCCTTTTACAGCCGCATGCTTCGACTAAAAATGATTCGCCAATTCGTATGTATGGAATTGTTCCAATTGAAGTAATTGATAAGACAACAATTCTTGCGCCTGCGATATCAATGCCAGATGTGTTGAAGCCAGAACAAACCTTCCCAGTAAAAGTAAGTGAAAAAACAGGAAAGGAAATGACATACACAATTGCTGTAGTCGATGAAGGTCTGTTGGATCTAACTCGTTTTAAAACACCAAATGCTTGGGATAGTTTTTATGTTAGAGAAGCTTTGGGTGTAAAAACTTGGGATGTGTATGATGATGTAATTGGTGCCTATGGAGGTAAAGTAAATCAGATATTTAGTATTGGTGGTGATCAGGATTTAGGTGGAGGTAAAGCTAAAAAGGCAAACCGCTTTAAACCAGTGGTTATTTATCTTGGGCCATTTAAATTGAAAAAAGGAGAAACGAAGACACATCAAATTAAATTGCCAAAATATATTGGTTCAGTAAGAACAATGGTGGTTGCAGGTGATGCAAATACAAGTGCTTACGGAAGTGTTGAAAAAGCGACTCCAGTTCGTAGTCCGTTAATGGTATTGGCTTCATTGCCAAGAAAAATTTCTCCATCAGAAAAAGTGACGATTCCAGTTACAATTTTTGCTATGGAAAAAAATATTAAAAACGTTACAGTTCAAATAAAAACAAGTAGTGGATTAAGAGTAATAGGAAGTTCAACTCAGGGATTAACATTTGCACAGCCAGACGAAAAAATGGCTTACTTTAATTTAGAAGTAGGTAGTTTAACTGGGATTGCCAAAGTGCAAGTTATTGCTACATCAGGGAAAGAAAAATCCGTTTATGATGTTGAGATAGATATGACGAATCCAAATCCTGTGACAAATACCTATACAGATGTGATTTTGGAGCCAAATAGCTCTAAAACTATTGTTTGGAAAACATTTGGAGTGTCAGGAAGTAATAAAGCTAAACTAGAAGTATCGTCAATGCCGACGATTAATTTAAATGGAAGACTGCAATTTCTTATTCAGTATCCACATGGATGTGTAGAGCAAACTACTTCATCGGTATTTCCGCAATTATTCCTAAATGATGTGGCAGATATTGATGTGACTAGACAACAACTTATTCAAAAGAATGTTACAGCTGGAATTGTAAGATTAGGTAGTTTTCAATTATCAAATGGAGGGCTTCCATACTGGCAAGGAAATGCAATTGCCGATGATTGGGGAAGTTCTTATGCAGGGCATTTTATGATAGAGGCAGAGAAAAAAGGATATATTTTGCCAATTAATTTTAAATCAAAATGGCTTTCGTATCAACAAAAAGAAGCCAAACAATGGAGATTTGAGGTTCGCTATGGCAATGATTTGGCACAAGCCTATCGTTTATATACATTGGCTTTGGCAGGTTCTTCAGATTTGTCTTCAATGAATAGATTGCGTGAAACAAAGGGAATTTCTAACGAAACGAAATTAAGACTAGCTGCAGCTTATGTTTTAGCAGGACAAAAAAGTGCTGCTTCAGCATTACTATTGAGTAGTAAAATCGATGATGAGTCTACAAATTATAATTATTACTATTATGGTTCAAGTGATAGAAATCGTGCGATGGCTTTGGAAACTATGTTGTTATTAAATCAAAAACAAAAAGCATTTGCGATGGCTACAAAATTGGCTAAGAATATGGCAAGTGATCAATGGATGAGTACACAAACAACAGCTTATTCTTTATATGCAATGTCTAAGTTCTCTTTGAATAATGGAGTTAAAGGAATTGATGTGCAGTTTAGCTCAGCAGGTAAAACGCAAAGCATAAAAACAAATAAAACAGTTGCCGATAGAAGCTTAGTAGTTAAAACAGGTTCGAATAGTGTTACTTTAAAAAATAATAAAAAGAATACGATTTATGTTCGTGTACTAAATACAGGTATCTTGCCAATTGGTCAGGAGAATGTAATTCAGAGCAATGTTTCGGCTGCTATAGTTTTCAAAAACAGAAAAGGCGGAGTTATTAATGTGTCAAGAATCACACAAGGAACAGAATTTGTGGCTGAGGTAACGGTTAGAAATCAAACAAATGAGCGTGTAGAGAATGTGGCATTAACGCAGATTCTGCCTTCAGGATTCGAAATTGTAAATACTCGTTTCACAGATTATGGAGATGCAACCAATAATATTGCGGATTATATTGATATCCGTGATGATAGAACTAATTTCTATTTTGGATTAAAAGCTGGAGAAAGCAAAGTGTTTAAAATTTTATTGAATGCGTCTTATTTAGGTAATTATTATTTACCAGGATTGCAATGTGAAGCAATGTATGATAATACGTTCTTAGCAAGAACAAAAGGATTCTGGGTTGAGGTTGTGAAGTAA